The Oncorhynchus kisutch isolate 150728-3 linkage group LG14, Okis_V2, whole genome shotgun sequence genomic sequence caaatgattgtatttctcttgtctatattgaatacatcctTTAagcattcacagtgtaggttggaaaaagtatgtgaacccctagcctaatgacttctccaaaagtgAATTGGAGTCAGCTAACCTAGATTTCAATCAATGAGactagattggagatgttggttcgAGCTACCTTGCcctattaaaaaaaatgtattaaataattatatatttatttgagtttgctattcacaaaaaGTATTGCCCGATGTGAACCacgcctcaaacaaaagagaatACCTACGATTAAGAATTGTTAACTTGCAaaaaagctggaaagggttacaaaagtaacTCTAAAAgctttgatgttcatcagtccaaggtaagacaaattgtctataaatggagaaagttcagcactgttgctactctgttGCTActctgcaagagcacagtgcagaatgctcaatgaggttaagaagaatcctagagtgtcagctaaagacttacagaaatctctggaacatgctaacatctctgttgatgagtctacgatacataaaacactaaacaagaacgGCGTTCACCCGAGGAcaacggaagaagccactgctgtcaacTACAAAAAATTCTGCATGTCTGAAGTTTACAAAAGTGCacctggcaaaatattctgtggacagattaaactacagtCGAGTTGCTTGTAAGTAACACACAATACTATGTgtgggaataaaaaaaaaaactataaaataaaaaaaaaggcacagcacaccaacatcatcccaactgtaaagtatggtggcaggagcatcatggtttggggctgctttgctgcctcggggcctggacagcttgccatCATCAACAGAAAAATGAATTGCCAAAttcatcaagacattttgcaggagaatgttaggctgtcCATCCGTCAATTGAAGGTCAACAGAAGTTggatgatgcaacaggacaacaacccaaaacacagcagtaaatcaacaacagaatggcttcaacagaagaaaatatgccttctggagtggcccagtcagtgtcctaacctcaacccgattgagattctgtggcatgacctcgagagcagttgggatgtctggtgtgaactgaaacagttttgtaaagaggaatggtccaaaattccacctgatccacaactacagaaaacctttggttgaggttattgctgccaaatgAGGGTCAACCAATTATTACATTTGAGGGTTCACATACTTcccactgtgaatgtttacacagtgtgttcaataaagacaagaAAACTTATAATTgtttgttattagtttaagcagactgtgtctattgttgtgacctagatgaagatcagatcgaATTTTCTGACCAATTTATACAGAAATCCAGATATtttcaaagggttcacatactttttcttgctacTGTAGGTAGGCACATCAAAGTGAATTACATAAGATTGCTATTTATCGCTAAAACAAAGGCTGGTGATCTCTTGTGTAGTTATGTCAAATAAAATCACCATAAGGCAAATAAAGAATGTATAATAACagatgatttattttatttttgtggtTTACCACCTTTCAGACACCCAGCTCCACCAACACCTTTTGGTCAACAAACATTACTGTACCCCCTATCACATGATTTCACCCATGGCGATTAATAAAGTTTGACTATATACACTCCCTTAAATTCATTTTACCATTAAACCTGTTCTTAGTAGTTCGTTATTTACCCCCTTTTGAATACCCTATTATACAAGTTACCCTACGCTaagcccttggttactgttgcaaCCTTGGACATTTTCCCCGGAAGCAGAATTCACCTTTTAACCACTGGTGAGGTCGCCTACCATTGATGTCAAAATGTTTTCAAATACACAGTGAAATTAAGACAGACTACCCTTGCTTATCAGGAGACTCTCTGGTATGTTGTGGTGGACAGTCATTACAATTCCTTCATGGGAACGTGGTGAAATTAAGTTTGTAGTGGGGCTAGGCACTGGATGGCTCTGAATGAATGCAATGGCAAATAAATCAAATCGCATGTCAACATGCAGCCAAAGTTACCACTTTGAGCTAAGAAGTGCTCTCAAATTGTATCCTGATGTCGGCAGCAGATTAGTTGACTTCATAACACCTTAGCTACCATACGTTTAGAAAACAAATACGTGATATTAACtggctagcaagctaacattagCAACGTTGGGTGGTCAATAAGACAAAGCTAGCTAGTAAACAATGCAACAAATTTATAATTTCAGACTCGAAAAATACAACATCAGCAGGCTCTGCATTTCAGGAATCACAGTAGCAAGTACCCACTGTGCACTGTTCAATTAATTAGCCATTTAAATCAACTTGTTTTTAGGTGAACTCTGTTTTTGTAATGACGCAATGGCTTTGATGTGTTTCAAACGTGAGCTTGTCAAAGATGTTGAACTTGATGACAGTTGCTATCCATTTAAGAGCTGCGATTTGTCAAAAAAATTCTGGGGCAGGGCTTAAGCGAAGGGTAAATAGCATTGACTATTTTCAACCAATGTTTttagggggtggatcagctttaatattgaggataaattgtagcttccatcaatgtaattgtctgcatttcCAATCCCACATATATTTGATAAAAAATGAAatgtgagatatatatatatatatatacacacacacacacttgaaggttgaagtcattaaaaacttgtttttcaaccactccatgtTGATCTTGTACCCAATGACTATTAAACCccccctaaccagaaactgtgcaGCATTCGcccaaaactgaaagcgcgaaccatcgTATTGAACCATGGCAAGATGaatgggaatatggccgaatacaaaacaaggtagttattccctccgtaaggcaatcaaacaggcaaaacgtccgtacagagtcaaagtggagttgcaattcaacggctcagatagTATGAAGCAAGGTCAACAGACCATCACAAGAAACCATCCACATcggacactgacgtcttgcttccggccaagctaaacaccttctccacccgctttgaggataacacagtgccaccaaagcatcctcagagcatgtgcagaccagctggctggtgtgtttacggacatattcaatctctccctatcccagtctgttgtcctcacatgcttcaagatgtcgaccattgttcctgtacccaagaaagctaaCGGAACTAGGTAGGTAAGGTAAaggaactaaatgactatcgcccggtagcattcacttctgtcatgaagtgctttgagagactagtcaaggatcatatcacttctACATTACACCCTACATCCACCTcaattttcttaccgccccaaGAGATCCACAGAAAGCAGTCACACTGCACATTGCCCTATCGAGACAAGAGGAATGCCCATGTAAaaacgctgttcattgactatagctcagcattcaacaccattgaaCACTCCAAGcacgaggccctgggtctgaaccataccccgtgcaactgggtcctggacttcctgacggaccgcccccaggtggtgaaggtaggaaacaccacgtcgctgatcctcaacaccggggccccacaaggatgcgtgctcagcaccctcctgtactccctgttcgcccatgactgcatggccgtTCACCCATCCACCTcaatcaagtttgctgacgacacaacagttgtaggcctgattaccaaccaTGAAGAGACAGCCCACAGAAAGGTTGTGAGGGCCTgagagtgtggtgccaggaaaataacctctcatgcAACATCAACAAACCccccttgtcataacacaactgatcggttaaaacacattaaggaaatTCCTTTTTAAACCAAGCACAACTTAATTTAAATtatttccaggtgactacctcatgaaactggttgagagaaagccgagtgtgcaaagctgtcatcaaggcaaagggtggaaacttggatttgtttaacacttctggTTACTctatgattccatgtgtcatttcatagttttgatgtcttcactgggtatgacactataagcttggcacacctgtatttggagagttcctcacattcatctctacagatcctctcaacatctcaaggacattcagagactagtcccaacgccactcctgcgttttcttggctgtgtgctgaaggtcattgttcatttggatggtgaaccgtcgccccagtctgaggtcctgacactttttcatcaaggatctccctgtactttgctccgtttagcTTTCACTCAATCCTGACGTGTCCCAGTCCCTTCCGttgtaaaacatccccacagcatgatgttgccaccaccatgcttcacggtagggattgtgccaggtttcatccagacatgacgcttggcattcaggccaaagggttcaatcttggtttcatcagacaagagaatcgtGTTGCTCATGGTCCGAGTccttttgccttttggcaaactacaagcgggctgtcatgccttttactgaggagtggcttcagtctttCCACCCcacaataaataaaacaatttttttttttgggggggggggggggggggctgtttctgtcgatattatggaactaatttggaatattttttggcgttgtcgtgaccgcagttTCCAGTGGATTTCTCAACCAAAGGTGAagtacaaacggaggtatttcggctataaaaatcatctttatgggacaaaatgaaaattctgtctaactgggagtctcgtgagtgaaaacaccCAAAGCTCAAAGGTAAaaagatttaatttgattgcttttctgatttgtgaccaagctgcctgctgctagctaggcataatgctatgctaggctatcgatgcttgtcttgctttggctgtaaagcataatttcaaaatatgAGATGACAGGgcgattaacaaaaggctaagctgtggttcaatatatttcacttgtgatttcatgaatatgaatattttctagtaatattttctGTCTGTTGCGTTacgctaattagtgtcagttgatgacaattctcccggatccgggagagaGAGTTCCAAGATTAATGACTAGCCCTGTAAATTCTGTCAGTGACTGTCAGTGTACCTGGTTGATGGATCATGTAGTGTATCCAGCCTTGACTCTGCTGGACGCCCAGGTTCCTCCACTCAGTCTCTGACATCAGATGGGTCTTGGGCACACGCTTGGCAATGTCCTTGGGCAGCATCACGTGCCTACAGACAGTGGAGAAATGGAATGGTACTTTACGGAGTCACATCGTGTCAACATCACAGGGCTGGGAAGGAAGATAGCTGCCAGGCAAGACGTGTCAGTACTAGCTATATAGCTAGATCAAAACCGGTTTAGAAGAAAAAAGTACCGTCAACTTACCTATACTCAAATTTCTCATCATCGTATTTGTCAGAGTAATATATCTGCTTCTGAGACATGATGCCAAcctgaaaaaaacaaaagcaATCAGTTTAGTTAGTCCAAGGAAGATGAGTGAAGGAATGGATTAGTGGCAAACAAAAA encodes the following:
- the LOC109903799 gene encoding cyclin-dependent kinases regulatory subunit 1 isoform X2, yielding MSQKQIYYSDKYDDEKFEYRHVMLPKDIAKRVPKTHLMSETEWRNLGVQQSQGWIHYMIHQPEPHILLFRRPLPAA
- the LOC109903799 gene encoding cyclin-dependent kinases regulatory subunit 1 isoform X1; the protein is MSQKQIYYSDKYDDEKFEYRHVMLPKDIAKRVPKTHLMSETEWRNLGVQQSQGWIHYMIHQPEFGENSVRCCLSGFRDQV